A genomic region of Cannabis sativa cultivar Pink pepper isolate KNU-18-1 chromosome 1, ASM2916894v1, whole genome shotgun sequence contains the following coding sequences:
- the LOC115707644 gene encoding probable pterin-4-alpha-carbinolamine dehydratase, chloroplastic, protein MATAHLSFPLRLPHLSHTPSHCKPTGLFSVSTRSRLGFRLPAMGGDMLGDFGARDPFPAELESQFGEKVLGNVSTEHKILIPNLDALSLAQQQCDPYVSPMQPPMSEDEATKLLKKVIGWRLINEEGNLKLQCLWKLRDYQCGIELINRIYKVVESTGHFPDLHLEQPNQIRAVLWTSSIGGLSMNDFIVAAKLDEIKTSDLAPRKRVWA, encoded by the exons ATGGCCACCGCCCACCTCTCCTTCCCACTACGTCTCCCCCACCTATCCCATACTCCGTCTCACTGCAAACCCACTGGATTGTTCTCCGTTTCCACTCGAAGCCGGCTCGGCTTTAGGCTTCCAGCTATGGGTGGTGACATGTTGGGAGATTTCGGTGCCAGAGACCCTTTCCCGGCCGAGCTGGAAAGCCAATTCGGAGAGAAAGTTCTGGGCAACGTTAGCACTGAGCACAAAATCCTTATCCCCAATTTGGATGCTCTCTCTCTCGCCCAGCAACAGTGTGACCCCTATGTCTCTCCTATGCAACCGCCCATGTCAGAGGATGAGGCTACGAAACTTCTCAAGAAG GTTATTGGTTGGAGACTAATAAATGAAGAAGGGAATCTCAAACTACAATGCTTATGGAAGTTAAGAGACTATCAATGTGGTATTGAACTTATCAATAGGATATACAAAGTTGTAGAAAGTACAGGCCATTTTCCAGATCTCCACTTGGAACAGCCTAATCAAATTAGAGCTGTATTATGGACATCTTCCATTG GAGGATTGAGCATGAATGATTTCATTGTAGCAGCCAAATTAGATGAGATAAAAACTTCAGATCTTGCCCCTAGAAAAAGAGTTTGGGCTTAA
- the LOC115706325 gene encoding pectinesterase PPME1-like, which yields MALSTLSKPVTLLLSISLLIAAATVVLAADDTPVPEIKTEVNKWFNENIRPFKERSKELDPALVKAEESPRTVTVRKDGSGDFKTINDAVKTVPEDNTQRVIIDIGPGEYKEKVKIDFKQHFVALVGSSVTDKPIITFGDTAKKLGTVYSATVIVLSDYFIGVNLVIKNSAPRPDPYKNDGQAVALRIAGNKGAFYDCRFIGFQDTLCDDMGVHFFKNCYIEGTVDFIFGRGTSMYLNAQVFVLGDKGLTVVTANGRNSSSENTGYSFVHGVIRGLGKGTTYLGRPWGDMPRVIYAYTEMTKVVHPGGWSVDADDVGKVYYGEYKSFGEGSMATKREKYVKHLTDEEVKPFITLGYVQASKWLLPPPKLKK from the exons atggcTCTTTCCACCTTATCAAAACCCGTTACCTTACTCTTATCAATATCGCTACTCATCGCGGCCGCCACCGTAGTATTGGCGGCTGACGATACGCCGGTCCCGGAAATCAAGACAGAGGTAAACAAATGGTTTAACGAAAACATAAGGCCTTTTAAAGAGAGATCAAAGGAGTTGGACCCAGCTCTGGTTAAGGCAGAAGAATCACCTAGGACCGTTACAGTTAGAAAAGACGGCAGCGGAGATTTCAAAACTATTAATGATGCCGTCAAAACGGTACCGGAAGACAACACGCAACGGGTGATCATCGATATTGGACCAGGTGAGTACAAGGAGAAGGTGAAGATCGATTTCAAACAACACTTTGTTGCTTTGGTTGGTTCTTCTGTCACAGACAAACCCATTATTACCTTCGGTGATACGGCTAAGAAGCTCGGCACAGTGTATAGTGCAACCGTCATTGTCTTGTCCGACTATTTCATTGGTGTTAATCTCGTTATCAag AATTCTGCTCCGAGGCCAGATCCATACAAGAATGATGGTCAAGCTGTGGCATTGAGAATTGCTGGAAATAAAGGAGCATTCTATGACTGTAGATTCATTGGGTTTCAAGACACGCTTTGTGATGACATGGGCGTTCACTTCTTTAAGAACTGTTATATTGAGGGTACTGTTGATTTTATCTTCGGCAGAGGAACATCTATGTATTTG AACGCACAAGTATTTGTGCTGGGTGACAAAGGGCTAACAGTGGTAACAGCAAATGGAAGGAACTCTTCATCAGAGAACACTGGATATTCATTCGTGCATGGTGTTATTCGTGGGCTCGGCAAAGGAACTACCTATTTAGGCAGGCCTTGGGGTGACATGCCTCGAGTCATTTATGCCTATACTGAAATGACCAAAGTTGTCCACCCTGGTGGTTGGAGCGTCGACGCTGATGATGTCgg TAAAGTTTATTATGGAGAATACAAAAGTTTTGGAGAAGGGTCAATGGCAACTAAAAGAGAGAAATATGTGAAACACTTAACCGATGAAGAAGTTAAACCTTTTATTACACTCGGCTACGTCCAGGCTTCCAAGTGGTTGCTCCCTCCTCCAaaattgaagaaataa